CGACGTTCAAACAAAACGCCGTTTTGCCCATCGAAGGCCGCGCCGCAACGATAATCAAATCGCCGCGCTGCAAGCCTGAAGTCATGTAATCGAGATCGGTAAAGCCCGTCGCGATGCCGGTGATCAATTGGCCGCGCCCGGCAATCTCTTCGATGTGTTTGAGCTGGCTTTCGGCGACTTCGCTGAGCGGCGTGAAGCCTTGTTTGATGCGGTCTTCGGCGATGCCGAGGATCAGGCGTTCGGCTTGATCGAGGATGAGTTCCGGCTCCTCCTCTTCGTCAAAGGCCATCGTCATCACCTGACTGGCGGCGTGAATCAGCCGCCGCAGCGTGGACTTGCCTTTGGTGATGCGCGTGTAATTGTCCAGGTTCGAGAAACGCGGCACACCATCGAACAGCGAGGCGATATACGCCGCGCCGCCAACCTGCTCCAATTCGCCCGCGCGCCGCAATTCCTCCTGCAAGGTGATCGGATCAATCGCCCGGCCCTGCTCATACAGGTAAATCATCTTTTCGTAGATGCGTTTGTGCGAAGGCAGGAAGAAATCATCCGGCTTGAGTCGTTCGGCAGCCTGGTTGATGGTGGAATTGTCGAGCAGAATCACGCCGAGGATCAGCCGTTCGGCCTCGACGTTATTGGGCATCTGTTTGTCTAAGGCAGCATCGCCTCTGCGGTCAGCCATAATGTTTTGTCTTGAATGAAGGTGATCTGAAAGCGATGTGCATCTTATGCGGAACCGGAGACTGGCTCAAGCTACGCGGAAGAATCGAGTGCGGCAGGCGAATTCATCAAGCCAACTCCGCTGCACCATCTTTTTGCCGTGAGCGATAGATGAAATTGGCCCGGCCAAAGCGCACCTCGCAACCGTCTTCCAGCCGCATCTCTTTAATGCGTTTGCCGTTGACGAAGGTGCCATTGCTGCTTTCCTGATCAAACAGATAGTAATGGTCGTCTTCCACCAACAGGCGAGCGTGGCGTTTGGAAACCGAAGGATGTTCGATCACAAAGGCATTGTTGAGCGTGCGGCCCACAAAGACTTCGTCGCGGTTGAGGATGAAGGCGATGCGTTCGTCGCCATCTTGCGTGACCGAAACGAAATGCGGGCGGTTGTCCAGATTCTCGCGCGCGGGGATGCGAATGTTGGCGCCGCAGCGTGTGCAGAATTTCGCGCCGGGTCGTTGCGGCTCGCTGCACACCGGGCAAAGCTCCAGCTCTTCAGGGTCAGGAATCAGCACGCCGCAGCGCGGGCACGGCATCCCGGCTTTGCCTTTCGCGCCGCATTGCTGGCAATAGCGGCGCGTCGGCATCAGCAAGGTGCCTTCGCGGTGCGGCGAGGTGTCGGCGTGATACTTGATGCGCGTGCGCACCCAGAAAAACAGCGCCATCATCGTGCCGACCAGCAGGGCAAAAAAGATCAAGTGGATTTTGGTCGCGCCTTCCAGCAGCGTGTCGAACAGCGCGTGCAGCAACGCGGCGATCAACCAGCCCCTGACCAAAATGGGCGCGCGTTCGCTGACGAGATTGGGTTTGGTTTTGGCCTGGCAAAGCGCCAGCCCCCAGATGGCCGAAAACAACGCGTGGCCGGGATTGGAAAGCGAGCCGCGCAACCAGACGAGCATGGGATTGTTCTGCGCGATGTAAACGATGTTTTCGACGGCGGCAAAACCTAAGGCGGCAGAGGCGCTGTAAATCACGCCGTCCAACGGCTCATCGAAT
This sequence is a window from Acidobacteriota bacterium. Protein-coding genes within it:
- a CDS encoding PrsW family intramembrane metalloprotease, with protein sequence MSDLQQLIFIPLISLLPCVVWLVYFYTHSRYKRPPFKLIAVTFLLGSLATIPALFLNVIGQKAFYLFAGETQISHILVFFCVVGPVEEAIKMLMVWVYAYRQPEFDEPLDGVIYSASAALGFAAVENIVYIAQNNPMLVWLRGSLSNPGHALFSAIWGLALCQAKTKPNLVSERAPILVRGWLIAALLHALFDTLLEGATKIHLIFFALLVGTMMALFFWVRTRIKYHADTSPHREGTLLMPTRRYCQQCGAKGKAGMPCPRCGVLIPDPEELELCPVCSEPQRPGAKFCTRCGANIRIPARENLDNRPHFVSVTQDGDERIAFILNRDEVFVGRTLNNAFVIEHPSVSKRHARLLVEDDHYYLFDQESSNGTFVNGKRIKEMRLEDGCEVRFGRANFIYRSRQKDGAAELA
- the dnaB gene encoding replicative DNA helicase, translated to MADRRGDAALDKQMPNNVEAERLILGVILLDNSTINQAAERLKPDDFFLPSHKRIYEKMIYLYEQGRAIDPITLQEELRRAGELEQVGGAAYIASLFDGVPRFSNLDNYTRITKGKSTLRRLIHAASQVMTMAFDEEEEPELILDQAERLILGIAEDRIKQGFTPLSEVAESQLKHIEEIAGRGQLITGIATGFTDLDYMTSGLQRGDLIIVAARPSMGKTAFCLNVAQNAALRVQHHGQKAVVGVFSLEMSKEQLVNRMLCSQARIDAHRLRSGMLSKDDWRKLALAVGELSEAKVFLDDTPGMSVLEMRAKARRLKNEQKSLDLIVIDYLQLMSGRGRIESRQQEVSQISRELKMLAKELNVPLIALSQLSRAPEQRTGSRPQLSDLRESGSIEQDADVVMFIYREDYYKPETEKQNIAEIIIGKQRNGPTGAVELVFLKQLTKFEDKFREG